One Arthrobacter sp. FW306-07-I genomic window carries:
- the galK gene encoding galactokinase encodes MNIQEQDQAGTAPAARVDLDARFEQEFGSAPDGVWQAPGRVNLIGEHTDYNEGFVLPFAIDRTARVAVAVRRDDTVRLLSTYGDQGVVSTTIGSLQPGTAKGWTKYPLGVVWALREKGIEVPGLDLLLDSNVPLGAGLSSSHAIECAVITALNDLTGAGLAAQDMVLATQRAENDFVGAPTGIMDQSASLRGSEGHAVFLDCRDQTASLVPFETGPAGLVLLVIDTKVSHSHSDGGYASRRASCELGAEVLGVKALRDVQVGDLEEASGLLDEVTFRRVRHVVTENDRVLQTVELLGGPGPSAIGPLLDASHASMRDDFEISCPELDLAVDTSRANGAIGARMTGGGFGGAAIALTPVDAEQKVRDAVVKAFADAGFTAPEIFTVTPAAGAMRIA; translated from the coding sequence TTCAGGAACAGGACCAGGCCGGCACGGCACCTGCCGCCCGTGTAGACCTTGACGCCCGCTTCGAGCAGGAGTTCGGCAGCGCGCCCGACGGCGTATGGCAGGCTCCGGGGCGGGTGAACCTCATTGGCGAACACACCGACTACAACGAGGGCTTCGTCCTTCCCTTCGCCATCGACCGCACCGCCCGCGTGGCCGTTGCCGTCCGCCGGGACGACACCGTACGGCTGCTGTCCACCTACGGGGACCAAGGCGTGGTCAGCACCACCATCGGCTCGCTGCAGCCCGGCACAGCGAAGGGCTGGACCAAGTACCCCCTGGGCGTCGTGTGGGCCCTTCGGGAGAAGGGCATCGAGGTCCCCGGACTGGACCTGCTCCTGGACTCAAACGTGCCGCTCGGAGCCGGCCTCTCGTCGTCGCACGCCATCGAATGCGCGGTCATCACGGCCCTCAACGACCTCACGGGCGCCGGCCTGGCTGCCCAGGACATGGTGCTCGCCACCCAGCGGGCGGAAAACGACTTTGTCGGAGCGCCCACGGGCATCATGGACCAGTCCGCGTCGCTGCGCGGCTCAGAGGGCCACGCAGTCTTCCTGGACTGCCGGGACCAGACGGCAAGCCTGGTGCCCTTCGAGACGGGGCCCGCGGGCCTGGTGCTCCTGGTGATCGACACCAAGGTGTCGCACTCGCACTCTGACGGGGGCTACGCCTCACGGCGCGCATCCTGCGAGCTGGGCGCCGAAGTACTGGGAGTGAAGGCCCTGCGGGACGTCCAGGTGGGCGATCTTGAGGAGGCCAGCGGCCTGCTGGACGAGGTGACATTCCGGCGGGTGCGGCACGTGGTCACGGAGAATGACCGGGTGCTCCAGACCGTTGAGCTGCTGGGCGGCCCCGGCCCCAGCGCCATCGGTCCCCTGCTGGACGCGAGCCACGCCTCCATGCGCGACGATTTCGAGATTTCCTGCCCCGAGTTGGACCTGGCTGTGGACACCTCGCGGGCCAACGGGGCCATCGGCGCCCGCATGACGGGCGGCGGGTTCGGCGGAGCAGCCATCGCGCTGACCCCGGTGGACGCCGAACAAAAGGTGCGTGACGCCGTCGTGAAGGCTTTCGCCGACGCCGGCTTCACCGCGCCGGAGATCTTTACCGTCACCCCTGCCGCCGGGGCCATGCGGATTGCCTAG